Genomic segment of Melospiza georgiana isolate bMelGeo1 chromosome 12, bMelGeo1.pri, whole genome shotgun sequence:
GTGTTGTCTAAAGAACTGTGTCCCACAAAGAAGTAGTAAAAATGCTGTGGAAAGCTGTTGAAAAGACGTGGAAGGCAAATATTGTCCTCTTATCAGTCAGCAATGTGGGCACATGTAATAACAAATATTGTTTCTTGTCCACCTGCTGTGGAATATAATGACTTTGTGATTGGTAGCTTTCCTCTTCCAGTTGACAAATCTTGCAGTTTctacttgaaataatttttgtagTGCTGTCGTGTTTAACATTTTGTAGTGCTGTCGTGTTTAACCTAGCTAATACTGCTGTATGTTCTTCCTCCTACAGTGAGAAGGTCAACAAAGGGATTGGTATTGAGAATATCCACTATTTAAATGATGGCCTTTGGCATATGAAGACATACAAGTGAAACAACAGGAACTGTTACTCCAAAGGAATGCACTTAGATTAAATGTGGACTGCTTTGTAATTCCTTGTTTTTAATGTGACTGAATGtacaaattattttgttctgtGGCTATGCTAAATAAATCAGTTGAATGCAAAAGTACTGTTAGGCTACAATAGTTTTctagatttctttttattacaGTTTGTTTTGTCTTAAACCTGAGTCTTCAGTGACTGAAGATATTTGATGAAAGATTCTGCATGGACTGTGAGTAGACTGTTTCAAgtggaaaggaggaaaaagccaagaaatgtttacatttttgtgctcttctaAAAGCATAATATAAAGTGTGTGTGAAATATAAATATGGTTTACAAAACCTCTGaagcatttcagattttttcttGACATCTTGTTAGTCTACCTAGTCTCTTGAATGTGGAGAAATCAGGTTTTTTgacattattttttaacttattAAGAGCATTAACTTCATTTTACTTaaggattttctctttttaatacGCATTTATCTGTATAGGATTTATGAACTCAGACTGATATGTGGATTAGAAATTCTTTTGTGGTGGCTCATATCTGAAGACTGTATGTATGTTCAGATTTCTACCTGCCAACACTTTGATACTGCTCTCCTTCTAGAGGAGTTTGTAGTACTGGTGGGCACACTGCCAGTGAAGTGTGTGCCACCCTGGTGCCTGATGCTCTCTACTCCCTGTGTGCCGCCTTATTTTAGGAGCAGAAACAAAGTCACTGTTAAATAAAGGCATGACAGCAAAACATGTTTTTCAGTATAGCCAGGAGCAACTTTTTCAGGTGGAACTTGAAGAGCTCTCAGCTTGTGCACACTGCCACATGTCTCTGTACAGCTACAGAAGGGGTTCAGGAGCACTGTGTGTCTGTCTGGATAACCCAGTCCTTTGTTCAGCATACCCAAAGCTATGCCTATGGAAAAATGGAATACTGTAATAAATTAAGGAAACTTTTAAGGTCTACCACTCATAACTGTCTCTGGAAGCATTTATTAATACTTCAAGTCTTTAACACATGCATTTTACAGCAGCAGAATGTAACTTGGTGTGCCAGTGCCTTGTGGTGCTGTTCTGCAGGCTTGGTTTCCCCACCCTGGACCTTTACAGATGACAGGAGCCAAGGTGTTCTCCAGCTGATTCTAAAGCCAAGTTAAATCATGGCAGAAGgaatgctgcttttaaaattctgtaaaattatttacaaGACTCTACTTCTGAAAATGACAGGGTAAATCTGAAACTATCAATGTGGGAAGACAAAATTTAAGCAGTGTTGCAGAAAGAGTTCTGATCATACCTCAGAATTTCAGAACGCTGGTGAACATTTAAAGATTTCATTGTAAATGTATTGATTTCTGGTACTATGGGAAATCACTTAATGCTTCAGtgttggtggggtttttttgttgtaaaATGAGCTAATCTTGCTTTTTGTGGTTTCCATCTTACCTCTTCCTGTTGTCCTACAGCACCTCAAGTCTGTGacaaataagatttttttcttgttggaaTTGTTCACTCTCATTCTTCAATGACTGCTGTTGCTGCAGGGGGGTCAGAACTGTTTTTAATAATCAGAAACACTGAAAGTTTTGCTTGCTTTATCTGGTTTTGTCGAAGTTTTTGCAGCTGTATTATTCTGTAAGGAGATACAAGTCAAATAAGGCTTAATTTATAAACCAGATTAGCAAAACATCAAAAGTACAAGTTCTACCTGGGTTTTGGCAGCAATTGTGTTGCTGTCAGCTGAGCTCTCACTGATGAGGGGATGAGCAGGTGCTTCTTGTCTCACCTtgcaaaaagcagctgagctgtgggagCCTGTATGGGGGTCTGAGCAGTTGTCTTGTCAAAAACCTGatgcttaaaacaaaaaacccaagatgTGGATATTCTCATCAGCTCTGAAGCTGCTGTTTCACTTCCCCACCTGCCCACTTGCAGCTCAGGGTAGGGTGTTACAACCGGTTGGTTAAAGGTGAGAGAACAGAGTCTGCTCCTGTGTTTTATGAATACTGTAGTACCAACAAAGCCTGTGACAGTCACAAATGTAACAGAGGGATGTAGTACCTTTCTCAAGTCTTGAAACACCCATGTCAGGTCACTGAATTCTAAATGGAGTAAGTACTGAAGTGCTCTTTGTTTacacaggctgtgggtggataGGAGTGTGACCCAGCAACTTGTGTAAAACTGAGTGCCCtctattgttaaaaaaaaaaaagcatgaagaaatcccaaaccaaacacCAAATTCTACTGACAATTAACCAACCTCTTCCTTGTAAACACTATTACCATCCACTAACAGGAGTAAAAATAATACTGAATCTTTATTCTAACTTGCTTGTAGATGGAGTGAAATTTTAAATGAGCAATTAATCCTGTGCTAACAGACTCCCTGACCATGTTAATACCTATGCAAATACAGTTTATCTTTCTCTTTTGTCTGCTTAGAAACAGTAGTCCAAAGGGCACTTGATATTACTCTGCTGCAAGGTTTCTTGTCACCTTGCTTCCTGCTGTTAGAAGGCTGTACATGAGGTGGAAGGTGCTATATAAGCTCAAGATATTGAGTGTGTATTGAGTGTAAAAGAAATAGATTAAAGTTACAGTCTTTGAGACTGAATCTGTAGTCAGTTTTATTGGTACAACTTAGAAAGGTATAAAGACATTCTAGAAATGCCTGGAAGAACTGAAATAATCAAAGTCttgcaaaaatatatttttaagagtAGACTAAAGtccatttcattttcattaataaatatttacatgtaCAAACCCCCCCCTATAaacttaatttccttttataatAAACATTAACATCttctttttataatttcattccagcactgccaaaagCATTTCTCTATAaaagatttagaaaaaaatcctccttCCACTTTTAAAATGAAGAGCTTTCCCAACCCTCAATGTGCAAAAGAACCTGTACACCAGTACCAGAACGTGTCAGCACAACTGTGTGTTGTGAGAAGAGCcaccccagggctcctcctTGCCCGAGGCGCCGTCAGTCGTTGTCGGAGCCCGGAGGGGGCAGGAACACCAGGGCGTCGCTGTAGGAGTGGCCGTAGGGCCGCAGGCGGTACACGCCGTACATCATCACGTGCATGTGGTTGGGGGCCAGCCCGCTGAAGGTGATGGCCATGTCGGAGCAGCAGCCGTCCACCACCTGCTGCGGGTGCGTGGACATGGCCTCCTTGATGAGCGCCCCCACGGATTTAGTGTTGAAGACGTCTTTCCCTTCGGAATCTTCGGCGTTTTCGGCAAACACGCCGCCGTACTTCAGGCAGATTGCCAGCTGTTTGTCCTCTGCCAGTTTCCAAATCAtacctccctgctctgggcacttGTCAGGGTCTTCAAGAACACGGGAGAGGCGTCTTAGTGACTCAATGCTTAAGACGATCCCTCCCTCGCCATCTACATACTCAAGGTCACCAGATTTCACAGTGTGGCCTATGTAAAAAGGCTGAGAGGGGTCTTTTTTCAGTAAGAAATACTTGAGATTTTCAATTATAGCAAATGTTGTTGGATATGCAAGGAAGAACCAGCTGAATTCATCCTTATAGCGTTCGTACGCGATCTTGTAAGCTTTGCGCATCATCGCCCACATATCGTTTGTGTTGACGGCCACAGAATCGAACACTTTGACCTTTTCTGAGCTGTAGAATTCTGCCTTGTCACAGTGCTTGCTCCAGGTCTCCCTTGCTGCAGCCCAGTGCCCCAGATCTTTTGGTTTGACAAGGATGATACAGTACACATTGATGTTTTTACTAAGCTCCACACGTTCCCCTTCTGAGAGGTTTAAGACATCTTCCTTGTTGGGAGCCTGGATGTGATGATGCTCGTGGTGATGTGCTTTGGTCCCATGGCCCACCTTAATGTGTCCGAGGAGCGTAACCAACATGCAGAAAACTCCTCCAAGCACCACACCCTTGATGAAGGAGCTGCTTTCAGAAATCATTTTTCCTAGAAAAGAGACGCACTGTAAGAACTCACAGGAATAAGTGCACTAGTGCAGGTTCCATACGGTTCTAATGCAGTCCGCAATCTCTAAACCCCGCTGCAGTTCCCTCATCTCCCGCACCGGGACGAGGCTGGTGAAAGCTGTGGCGATATCCAGGTTCCCGGTCGGAGCTCTCGGTAAGGGTACGACACGAGCCCTGTGCCCCGGCCCCTCTCCGCTGCCGTGACCGCACGGCCCGGGCCCCGCCGTCTCCTCGCCCGCAGCACCGAGAGGCGGCGGGACGGGCTCGGGCGCTGACGCGGCCCGCGGGGAGCCCTCCCGGAGCCCGGTCCCCGcctgccccgctccccggcGCTCGGTGCCGGAGCCGCCGCAGCTCCCCAGACTCCCCGACCCGCGGCCCCGGCGGtaccgccgctcccgccgcagCTCCCCGAGCTccccggccgcggccccgccgctcccgccgctcaCCGGAGCCGCGCGCGCCGCCCCTTCCTGCGCCGCCGGAAGCGCCGCGCGGCCGCCCCGGGCTCCGTGCGCTCGGTGGGGCGGGGGCGCCGCCTGGCGGTGCGCGCCTGGCCCTGCCTCCCTCACGGCCCTGcctccctcagctcccctcaggGAGGGGAACAGGCGcgggccctgctgtgccagcgCAGGGGTTAGAGAGTCTGAGCCTTGACAGTCGCGCTCCCAGCGCCAGGGACAGTCGCTGCTGGGACAGAAGGCTCTTCACGGCGTCCTCAGGGACAGGCCGGGTGCCCCGCTTGGCTCCCCACACACCGTACTGACACAGTCACACCAGGCTTCCCCACCCGTTCGACCGCACGTTTCCCATAGCTCAGTCTCGGGTGTCCCGTCACACAAAGGGATTTATTCCCGGCACAGCAACATCTAAACAGTTCGAGGTGGTGCCTCCGAGGAGAATCCCAGTTAAACAACCCCTGGGCTTTTATCCCGTCACAGTGCCACAAGTGTCACAAGTGTCGCCCCCTCTCACAAATGTCACTCTCCCTCCTCAgtcccctgcccctgtcccagtCTCTCTGTCCATCCACCTCACTAGCAGAACTAGCCTAAAACTGTATCCAGGATCAAATGAAATATATCCAGGTATATGTAGGATCAAATATATATCAAGTATATCAGTATTTCAGGTATATCCAGGGACAAATCCCAGAGATACTGCCATAAATTTCCTAACCAATACAATAAACTGTGCTTAAAGCA
This window contains:
- the C1GALT1C1 gene encoding C1GALT1-specific chaperone 1 — encoded protein: MISESSSFIKGVVLGGVFCMLVTLLGHIKVGHGTKAHHHEHHHIQAPNKEDVLNLSEGERVELSKNINVYCIILVKPKDLGHWAAARETWSKHCDKAEFYSSEKVKVFDSVAVNTNDMWAMMRKAYKIAYERYKDEFSWFFLAYPTTFAIIENLKYFLLKKDPSQPFYIGHTVKSGDLEYVDGEGGIVLSIESLRRLSRVLEDPDKCPEQGGMIWKLAEDKQLAICLKYGGVFAENAEDSEGKDVFNTKSVGALIKEAMSTHPQQVVDGCCSDMAITFSGLAPNHMHVMMYGVYRLRPYGHSYSDALVFLPPPGSDND